One genomic window of Centropristis striata isolate RG_2023a ecotype Rhode Island chromosome 20, C.striata_1.0, whole genome shotgun sequence includes the following:
- the agpat4 gene encoding 1-acyl-sn-glycerol-3-phosphate acyltransferase delta, with protein sequence MGLLQLLKSQFLSHLIICYVFLVSGLIINLLQICTLPLWWVSKQLARRLNIRLSYCVSSQLVALLEWWSGTECTLYTDPKSYQLYGKENGIVVLNHCYEIDFLCGWTFCDRFGVLGSSKVLAKKELSYVPIIGWMWYFLEIVFCKRKWEEDRRTVAQSLQNLHDYPENFWFLLFCEGTRFTAQKHQVSMQVAESKNLPKLKHHLLPRTKGFWVTVQNLRGTAAAVYDSTLNFRNNEMPTLLGILNGKKYHADLYVRRIPLESIPEDEAECAAWLHKLYQEKDSFQEHYTQTGRFPGPTVSTPNKPWALINWLFWACLLVYPLGLLVAQLISSGSMLTILASVALCSAASLGVRWMIGQTEIGRGSNYGNKEVPLNNN encoded by the exons ATGGGCCTCTTGCAGCTGCTGAAATCCCAGTTCTTGAGCCACCTGATCATCTGCTATGTCTTCCTGGTCAGCGGCCTCATTATCAACCTGCTGCAGATCTGTACTTTACCTCTGTGGTGGGTCAGTAAGCAGCTGGCCCGCAGGCTCAACATCAGACTGTCGTACTGCGTCAGTAGCC AGTTGGTAGCTCTCCTGGAATGGTGGTCCGGGACTGAATGCACGCTCTATACAGACCCAAAGAGTTATCAACTGTATGGGAAGGAGAATGGAATTGTGGTTCTCAATCACTGCTATGAGATAGACTTCCTGTGTGGCTGGACCTTCTGTGACCGGTTCGGAGTTCTTggg AGCTCAAAGGTGTTAGCCAAAAAGGAGTTGAGTTACGTACCTATTATTGGCTGGATGTGGTACTTCCTGGAGATAGTTTTCTGCAAGAGGAAGTGGGAGGAAGACCGAAGGACGGTGGCACAGAGTCTTCAGAACCTGCATGATTACCCAGAAAACTTTTGG TTCTTGCTTTTCTGTGAAGGAACACGCTTCACAGCACAGAAGCACCAGGTCAGCATGCAGGTGGCTGAGAGCAAAAATTTACCCAAACTGAAGCATCATCTCCTGCCCAGGACCAAAGGATTCTGGGTAACCGTCCAAAACCTCAGAGGAACTG cTGCAGCCGTTTATGATTCCACACTGAACTTTAGAAACAATGAGATGCCAACCTTGCTTGGAATTCTTAACGGGAAGAAATATCATGCAGATTTATATGTGAG GAGAATCCCACTGGAGTCGATCCCAGAGGATGAGGCAGAGTGTGCTGCTTGGCTGCACAAACTCTACCAGGAAAAG GACAGCTTTCAGGAGCACTACACACAAACGGGGCGTTTCCCTGGCCCCACGGTGAGCACCCCAAACAAACCCTGGGCCTTGATCAACTGGCTTTTCTGGGCCTGCTTGCTCGTCTACCCGCTAGGCCTGCTAGTCGCTCAACTGATCAGCTCTGGATCGATGCTGACCATCTTGGCTTCTGTGGCTCTCTGCTCTGCAG CTTCACTGGGAGTTCGGTGGATGATTGGCCAGACTGAGATCGGCAGAGGCTCCAACTATGGGAATAAGGAGGTTCCTCTAAATAACAACTAA